One segment of Rosa chinensis cultivar Old Blush chromosome 6, RchiOBHm-V2, whole genome shotgun sequence DNA contains the following:
- the LOC112172797 gene encoding potassium transporter 5 isoform X1 — MPEDAILENGTDQDPKSHHRQEEVVVLPHHPDHQQLKGKKLSWQKLRRFDSLDIESRSVNGHHGHSSQGASWSVILHLAFQSLGIVYGDIGTSPLYVYASTFTNGIKDTDDILGVLSLIIYTLTLIPLIKYVFIVLRANDNGDGGTFALYSLLCRYAKVGLTPSQQAEDRDVSNFQLELPSKRLRRASKLKSKLENSRFAKYFLLFATMLGTSMVIGDGVLTPCISVLSAVGGMKQATSALTDDMVVWISVGILVCLFMVQRFGTDKVGYSFAPIICVWFTFIGGIGVYNFFKYDPTVLKALNPRYIVDYFRRNKEDAWISLGGIVLAITGTEALFADVGHFTVRSIQISMCSVTYPALLLAYTGQASFLREHKTLVSNTFYESIPNPLYWPMFGVAVMASIIASQAMISGTFSIIQQSLSLGCFPRVKIVHTSTKYEGQVYIPEVNYLLMLACVGVTLGFRSTTKIGNAYGIAVVFVMTLTSSFLVLIMIMIWKTPILLIISYVLIIGSVELMYLSSVLYKFDQGGYLPLAFATLLMLIMFVWNDVHRRKYYYELEHKISPEKLKQLAVDKNFCRMPGLAMFYSELVQGIPPIFSHYAANVPALHSVLVFVSIKSLPISKVPLEERFLFRRVEPRELNVFRCVARYGYTDVRNENEPFEGLLIEKLKEFIRDDFWLSQRTMHITDGEKLEKEVSAELEGDDHELVNGNGHNENENENENVKQVLDDDEDQRKQQDDVLLETEIEAIDKAWHRGVVHLIGENEVTAAKGAGIAKRILIDYAYNFLKRNLRQSDKVFDIPHKRMLKVGMTYEL, encoded by the exons atGCCTGAAGATGCAATATTAGAAAACGGTACAGATCAGGATCCTAAAAGCCATCACCGCCAAGAAGAAGTAGTAGTACTTCCTCATCATCCGGATCATCAACAACTCAAAGGCAAGAAACTTTCATGGCAAAAGTTACGTAGATTCGACTCCTTGGACATCGAGTCACGCAGTGTCAACGGTCACCATGGCCATAGCTCCCAG GGTGCAAGTTGGTCGGTGATACTGCACCTAGCATTTCAGAGCCTTGGAATAGTCTATGGAGACATTGGTACATCACCTCTATATGTGTATGCGAGTACCTTCACCAATGGCATCAAGGACACAGATGACATCTTGGGTGTTCTTTCTTTGATCATATACACCCTCACCTTAATCCCCTTGATTAAGTACGTCTTCATCGTCCTCCGAGCCAACGATAATGGCGACG GAGGGACGTTCGCACTTTACTCTCTGTTGTGTCGATATGCCAAGGTTGGTTTGACTCCGAGTCAGCAAGCCGAAGACCGCGATGTTTCAAATTTCCAACTTGAGTTGCCTAGCAAACGCCTAAGGAGGGCATCGAAGCTTAAATCAAAATTAGAGAACAGCAGATTTGCCAAGTACTTTTTACTATTCGCCACCATGCTTGGTACTTCTATGGTTATTGGTGATGGCGTCCTCACTCCTTGCATCTCAG TTCTATCGGCTGTTGGAGGGATGAAACAAGCTACATCTGCCCTGACCGACG ATATGGTTGTTTGGATATCAGTAGGCATCTTGGTTTGCCTATTCATGGTTCAGAGATTTGGAACTGACAAAGTTGGCTACAGTTTTGCACCAATAATTTGTGTTTGGTTTACCTTCATTGGTGGCATTGGCGTCTACAATTTCTTCAAATACGATCCAACAGTTTTGAAAGCTCTAAATCCACGATACATAGTCGATTACTTCAGGAGAAACAAAGAAGATGCTTGGATTTCCCTCGGTGGCATTGTTCTTGCCATTACAG GAACTGAAGCCCTGTTTGCCGATGTTGGCCACTTCACAGTTCGATCCATTCAGATTAGTATGTGCTCAGTGACTTACCCAGCTCTCCTACTTGCATATACCGGACAAGCCTCTTTTCTGCGTGAGCACAAGACTCTAGTTTCGAACACCTTCTATGAGTCCATACCAA ATCCTTTGTATTGGCCTATGTTTGGGGTTGCCGTAATGGCATCAATCATAGCCAGCCAAGCCATGATTTCGGGTACCTTCTCAATCATCCAACAGTCTCTTTCACTAGGGTGTTTCCCTCGTGTGAAAATTGTGCACACATCGACCAAGTATGAAGGACAAGTTTACATTCCGGAGGTCAACTACCTTCTCATGCTGGCTTGTGTTGGAGTCACCTTGGGTTTCAGAAGCACCACAAAAATTGGAAATGCATACG GCATAGCAGTGGTATTTGTAATGACGCTTACGTCGTCCTTCCTGGTGCTAATCATGATTATGATTTGGAAAACCCCAATACTTCTCATTATCTCATATGTTCTTATCATCGGAAGCGTGGAGCTTATGTACTTGAGTTCGGTGCTCTACAAATTTGACCAAGGTGGATATCTTCCTTTGGCATTTGCCACTTTACTGATGCTCATAATGTTTGTGTGGAACGATGTTCATCGAAGAAAGTACTACTACGAGCTCGAGCACAAAATTTCCCCTGAAAAGCTCAAGCAACTTGCCGTGGACAAAAACTTTTGCCGCATGCCTGGCCTCGCCATGTTCTATTCAGAACTCGTTCAAGGAATTCCTCCAATCTTCAGTCATTACGCGGCAAATGTGCCTGCTTTGCACTCAGTCCTGGTTTTTGTCTCCATCAAATCATTACCGATAAGCAAGGTTCCGTTGGAGGAGCGTTTTCTTTTCCGCAGAGTGGAGCCTAGAGAGCTTAATGTGTTCCGATGTGTCGCTAGATACGGGTACACAGATGTCCGAAATGAGAATGAACCCTTTGAAGGATTGCTGatagaaaaattgaaggagttCATAAGGGATGACTTTTGGTTATCTCAAAGAACCATGCACATAACCGATGGAGAGAAATTGGAAAAGGAAGTTTCTGCTGAGTTAGAAGGTGATGATCATGAGTTGGTTAATGGAAATGGTCATAATGAGAATGAGAACGAAAACGAGAATGTAAAGCAAGtacttgatgatgatgaagatcaaAGGAAACAACAAGACGATGTACTGTTGGAGACAGAGATTGAGGCGATTGACAAAGCGTGGCATCGGGGGGTTGTGCACTTAATTGGTGAGAATGAAGTGACGGCTGCGAAAGGAGCTGGGATAGCGAAAAGGATCTTGATTGATTATGCTTACAATTTCTTGAAGAGAAATCTGAGGCAGAGCGACAAAGTGTTTGATATTCCTCACAAGCGCATGTTAAAAGTGGGCATGACTTATGAACTATAG
- the LOC112172797 gene encoding potassium transporter 5 isoform X2, with the protein MPEDAILENGTDQDPKSHHRQEEVVVLPHHPDHQQLKGKKLSWQKLRRFDSLDIESRSVNGHHGHSSQGASWSVILHLAFQSLGIVYGDIGTSPLYVYASTFTNGIKDTDDILGVLSLIIYTLTLIPLIKYVFIVLRANDNGDGGTFALYSLLCRYAKVGLTPSQQAEDRDVSNFQLELPSKRLRRASKLKSKLENSRFAKYFLLFATMLGTSMVIGDGVLTPCISVLSAVGGMKQATSALTDDMVVWISVGILVCLFMVQRFGTDKVGYSFAPIICVWFTFIGGIGVYNFFKYDPTVLKALNPRYIVDYFRRNKEDAWISLGGIVLAITGTEALFADVGHFTVRSIQISMCSVTYPALLLAYTGQASFLHPLYWPMFGVAVMASIIASQAMISGTFSIIQQSLSLGCFPRVKIVHTSTKYEGQVYIPEVNYLLMLACVGVTLGFRSTTKIGNAYGIAVVFVMTLTSSFLVLIMIMIWKTPILLIISYVLIIGSVELMYLSSVLYKFDQGGYLPLAFATLLMLIMFVWNDVHRRKYYYELEHKISPEKLKQLAVDKNFCRMPGLAMFYSELVQGIPPIFSHYAANVPALHSVLVFVSIKSLPISKVPLEERFLFRRVEPRELNVFRCVARYGYTDVRNENEPFEGLLIEKLKEFIRDDFWLSQRTMHITDGEKLEKEVSAELEGDDHELVNGNGHNENENENENVKQVLDDDEDQRKQQDDVLLETEIEAIDKAWHRGVVHLIGENEVTAAKGAGIAKRILIDYAYNFLKRNLRQSDKVFDIPHKRMLKVGMTYEL; encoded by the exons atGCCTGAAGATGCAATATTAGAAAACGGTACAGATCAGGATCCTAAAAGCCATCACCGCCAAGAAGAAGTAGTAGTACTTCCTCATCATCCGGATCATCAACAACTCAAAGGCAAGAAACTTTCATGGCAAAAGTTACGTAGATTCGACTCCTTGGACATCGAGTCACGCAGTGTCAACGGTCACCATGGCCATAGCTCCCAG GGTGCAAGTTGGTCGGTGATACTGCACCTAGCATTTCAGAGCCTTGGAATAGTCTATGGAGACATTGGTACATCACCTCTATATGTGTATGCGAGTACCTTCACCAATGGCATCAAGGACACAGATGACATCTTGGGTGTTCTTTCTTTGATCATATACACCCTCACCTTAATCCCCTTGATTAAGTACGTCTTCATCGTCCTCCGAGCCAACGATAATGGCGACG GAGGGACGTTCGCACTTTACTCTCTGTTGTGTCGATATGCCAAGGTTGGTTTGACTCCGAGTCAGCAAGCCGAAGACCGCGATGTTTCAAATTTCCAACTTGAGTTGCCTAGCAAACGCCTAAGGAGGGCATCGAAGCTTAAATCAAAATTAGAGAACAGCAGATTTGCCAAGTACTTTTTACTATTCGCCACCATGCTTGGTACTTCTATGGTTATTGGTGATGGCGTCCTCACTCCTTGCATCTCAG TTCTATCGGCTGTTGGAGGGATGAAACAAGCTACATCTGCCCTGACCGACG ATATGGTTGTTTGGATATCAGTAGGCATCTTGGTTTGCCTATTCATGGTTCAGAGATTTGGAACTGACAAAGTTGGCTACAGTTTTGCACCAATAATTTGTGTTTGGTTTACCTTCATTGGTGGCATTGGCGTCTACAATTTCTTCAAATACGATCCAACAGTTTTGAAAGCTCTAAATCCACGATACATAGTCGATTACTTCAGGAGAAACAAAGAAGATGCTTGGATTTCCCTCGGTGGCATTGTTCTTGCCATTACAG GAACTGAAGCCCTGTTTGCCGATGTTGGCCACTTCACAGTTCGATCCATTCAGATTAGTATGTGCTCAGTGACTTACCCAGCTCTCCTACTTGCATATACCGGACAAGCCTCTTTTCTGC ATCCTTTGTATTGGCCTATGTTTGGGGTTGCCGTAATGGCATCAATCATAGCCAGCCAAGCCATGATTTCGGGTACCTTCTCAATCATCCAACAGTCTCTTTCACTAGGGTGTTTCCCTCGTGTGAAAATTGTGCACACATCGACCAAGTATGAAGGACAAGTTTACATTCCGGAGGTCAACTACCTTCTCATGCTGGCTTGTGTTGGAGTCACCTTGGGTTTCAGAAGCACCACAAAAATTGGAAATGCATACG GCATAGCAGTGGTATTTGTAATGACGCTTACGTCGTCCTTCCTGGTGCTAATCATGATTATGATTTGGAAAACCCCAATACTTCTCATTATCTCATATGTTCTTATCATCGGAAGCGTGGAGCTTATGTACTTGAGTTCGGTGCTCTACAAATTTGACCAAGGTGGATATCTTCCTTTGGCATTTGCCACTTTACTGATGCTCATAATGTTTGTGTGGAACGATGTTCATCGAAGAAAGTACTACTACGAGCTCGAGCACAAAATTTCCCCTGAAAAGCTCAAGCAACTTGCCGTGGACAAAAACTTTTGCCGCATGCCTGGCCTCGCCATGTTCTATTCAGAACTCGTTCAAGGAATTCCTCCAATCTTCAGTCATTACGCGGCAAATGTGCCTGCTTTGCACTCAGTCCTGGTTTTTGTCTCCATCAAATCATTACCGATAAGCAAGGTTCCGTTGGAGGAGCGTTTTCTTTTCCGCAGAGTGGAGCCTAGAGAGCTTAATGTGTTCCGATGTGTCGCTAGATACGGGTACACAGATGTCCGAAATGAGAATGAACCCTTTGAAGGATTGCTGatagaaaaattgaaggagttCATAAGGGATGACTTTTGGTTATCTCAAAGAACCATGCACATAACCGATGGAGAGAAATTGGAAAAGGAAGTTTCTGCTGAGTTAGAAGGTGATGATCATGAGTTGGTTAATGGAAATGGTCATAATGAGAATGAGAACGAAAACGAGAATGTAAAGCAAGtacttgatgatgatgaagatcaaAGGAAACAACAAGACGATGTACTGTTGGAGACAGAGATTGAGGCGATTGACAAAGCGTGGCATCGGGGGGTTGTGCACTTAATTGGTGAGAATGAAGTGACGGCTGCGAAAGGAGCTGGGATAGCGAAAAGGATCTTGATTGATTATGCTTACAATTTCTTGAAGAGAAATCTGAGGCAGAGCGACAAAGTGTTTGATATTCCTCACAAGCGCATGTTAAAAGTGGGCATGACTTATGAACTATAG
- the LOC112173049 gene encoding wee1-like protein kinase encodes MSAMKGPLERLHLSESHHQSPFPNSDPARFQCLLDSVASDPSLPSSSSLGADLDPNLDDKDGILSQDFFCTPDYITPENQNTFNGFDCSKENIPCPKSPEKTTVKSKRRRQGHYVISSDPVLSPTLFGNQEVGKDAIGIDDIEIENTTVSEVRKTTNYVSQSAVALRCRVTPPPCFKNPYLKDASQMEIDPFGNQRSKCAAFLPAMKDGNGLSRYRADFHEIEQIGRGNFSHVFKVLNRIDGCLYAVKQSIRQLHQDTERRKALMEVQCLAALGSHANIVGYYTSWFENEKLYIQMELCDHSLCVDSFSRRFTEGEILVALYQIAKALQFMHERGIAHLDVKPDNIYVKNGIYKLGDFGCATLLDKSLPIEEGDARYMPSEILNEKHDDLDKADIFSLGVAMYELIRGSPLPEEGPQTLNLKKGKLPLLPGHSLQLQNLLKAMLDPNPVCRPSAKELVENLMFHRVLKNAWA; translated from the exons atgagcgCCATGAAGGGACCACTAGAAAGGCTTCACCTAAGTGAAAGCCACCACCAATCACCGTTCCCCAATTCCGACCCAGCTCGATTCCAGTGCCTTCTGGACTCCGTCGCCTCCGACCCCAGTCTTCCTTCTTCCTCGTCTCTCGGTGCTGACCTCGATCCCAATTTGGATGACAAGGATGGCATTCTCAGCCAGGACTTCTTCTG CACTCCAGATTATATCACCCCGGAAAATCAGAATACGTTTAACGGGTTTGATTGCAGTAAG GAAAACATCCCTTGCCCCAAATCTCCGGAGAAAACTACGGTTAAATCCAAGAGGCGTCGACAGGGGCATT ATGTTATCTCATCGGATCCTGTTCTTAGCCCCACTTTGTTTGGGAATCAGGAGGTGGGGAAAGATGCAATTGGAATAGATGATATTGAGATAGAGAACACAACTGTAAGTGAAGTGCGGAAGACAACAAATTATGTATCCCAATCTGCAGTTGCTCTGCGCTGTCGGGTTACGCCTCCTCCATGCTTTAAGAATCCTTATTTAAAGGATGCTTCACAAATGGAGATTGATCCTTTTGGCAATCAAAGGTCGAAATGTGCAG CTTTCTTACCTGCAATGAAGGATGGAAATGGCCTTTCACGTTATCGTGCTGATTTTCATGAGATTGAG CAAATTGGGAGGGGGAACTTCAGTCATGTATTTAAAGTCTTGAACCGAATTGATGGTTGCTTGTATGCTGTGAAACAAAGCATTAGGCAGTTGCATCAGGACACAGAAAG GAGAAAAGCTTTAATGGAAGTTCAATGCTTAGCAGCTCTAG GATCCCATGCAAATATTGTTGGGTACTACACTTCTTGGTTTGAAAACGAGAAGCTCTACATTCAGATGGAGCTCTGTGATCACAGCTTATGTGTAGACAGTTTTTCCAGACGTTTCACAGAGGGAGAGATTTTAGTAGCCTTGTATCAG atTGCAAAGGCATTGCAGTTTATGCATGAGAGAGGAATAGCTCACTTAGATGTAAAGCCAGATAATATATATGTGAAGAATGGTATTTATAAGCTTGGTGACTTTGGATGTGCAACACTACTTGATAAAAGCCTACCAATTGAAGAGGGTGATGCTCGCTATATGCCTTCAGAGATCCTGAATGAGAAACATGACGATCTTGACAAGGCTGATATCTTCTCATTGGGAGTTGCTATGTATGAGCTTATTAGAGGTTCACCGTTACCAGAAGAAGGACCTCAAACCTTAAATCTTAAGAAAGGAAAATTGCCACTGCTTCCTGGTCACTCCTTGCAACTTCAGAACTTGCTCAAG GCCATGTTGGATCCAAATCCAGTCTGCAGACCATCAGCTAAAGAGTTGGTTGAAAATCTAATGTTCCACAGGGTGCTAAAAAATGCATGGGCCTAG